A genomic window from Candidatus Krumholzibacteriota bacterium includes:
- a CDS encoding T9SS type A sorting domain-containing protein encodes MRSRFQPERCLSALVPVFVIILLSAVPAHAALALNPDNCASYTVIPQMFEFYQSDLQWTGVAVGPLEPAYDTYLAAWSDEYGNGVNLGNSTYDGQTNFLVRNWTTAEHGYVEVFNVPQTNATFVIDWEPGLGELTLAQDVAVAYGGTGWDCGLFRVWDVTLTSGQHYDFSLETTQPDDDVRMALLYAGGDDVWLSRGQSLWEMALAPGGVETTHTFLALESGTYALVVFNNTVSTAGGTYTLRVEAASPDPEPDLMVSSIAFENNYQDESAWVEATITNMGGAAAGASTTSLKVGGTTVHTWSTGDLPAGNSAIVGYYLNPLPAGDYDIEVCADIYDTVSEADEDNNCDMDVLTMRLKPDLVIDHLDPDTHIEGSAVTATAFIYNQGAGDAEMSRTSISLDGTIVCGNISTPVIPAGQMVSVSCNLGILWRGTFDLSAHANVTSLFPETNGGNNTATEPLVIEPAAMADLVIDHIEPNTAEANTPITVTVYVRNQGGTDAPASSARAWVDGDIAAPWLDTPPVPAGQTVAAESFVIAGSWGGTIEVEAFADVGVVVPESDEGNNDRLETIEVAPPVFVMVYPDGSGDFPTIQAAVNALPAGVRIYLADGVFTGEGNRDIDFNGKEFEIKSLTGHEGLPVIDCQGGPEYPDLHRAFTFDSGQSRSARLYGLTIIGGWMNSGGAVSIGDAEPTIQRCIFRDNHANNSGGALTISSSVPAYPLITRCTFVGNYAQESGAIRLGGEAWPEVENCIIAYNGGYYGPVGVEPYSSANIALSCSDVYGNTSGDFVHFLDGKLGVDGNFSADPYFCDAGGDNYTLAHDSPCHNLQNIDCGWVGALEEGCGSTGQHVYLVKPDGTGDYPTIQLAIYAAGDGDVIELADGVFTGGGNRAIDLLGKAITIRSASGNSENCIIDPQGTSSQFQGGFRFYNGEGPGTVLESVTIRNGYFDHAGALYFGGSAPTINNVVVENCSATISGGAIWVVYGSSPVFNNCKFDSNTCDLTGGVIHVEPGDTATFNDCSFEGNSAATRGGVAYVDDAHVTFTGCTFRGNDAVENGGAVSYWNGSTGAVTDCFFTGNSAHGGGGFIFEDCAPAVSGCTFVGNSAAWGGAGYCNSGANPAITASTFHQNSGTNGGMAMSVVGSFPVLTRVLLTGQSGTGDVIACVSGSAVDLDCCDLYGNANGDYTGCLSGQLGVDGNISADPMYCPDNEPEEFAIHSLSPCAEDQSACGLIGAWPVGCGPQTYVVKADGSGDHPTIQAAIDAATAGSLILLSDGTFTGSGNRDVSVGIPCTIRSESGDPAACVIDCQGNETTPRRALTIQSVTGGTVLLADLTIRNGWRNYGGGVQANASDVDIDGCRFEQCTSSDGGGVFYTDAASGTVTDCLFTGNSASNAGGGLRVNPDCTVLVQDCDFEGNYGHWGGGALYAYYGTLSASGCLFDGNDSYAWGGAVHFDYGSGHEINNSTFYGNAAPSGGAIYLRHGASVTVSHCILASSTVGAATYCSVDSEVEFICNDVYGNAGGDYNNCIEGLEGVGGNISADPMFCDAPSGDFGLSAESPCAASGCGLQGARPVSCAFTLSVAADGSGQYPDIQSAIAAAADGDVIELGNGTYTGDGNRDLDTQGKRIRIRSGSGTAELVVIDCEGSAAGPHRAFNFQSGETGDTILENFTILNGHAATGGGIRCSGASPAIFNVRFAGCTADTDGGGLGCVDHSSPALTEVVFDGCSAGEKGGGLYATDFSSPVMLGCIFDGNQAVTRGGGAIFTVNSFPTLDACVFEGNTAGYGGGLAVVYSYGPVTGCSFFGNTASEGGGMYLRGNVQATFTGCSVAGNTTTGGGGAVSVLVNADPVFENCLLAYDHDGPGVHVDETSTASFSCSDIYGNAGGDWTGSIAGQLGVSGNISENPLLCGLSTGDLTVGDSSPCLPAGNSCGVQIGAHGEGCSITGVEDADVPSASFLEQNYPNPFNPITRIRLGLARPERVSLRIYDVAGRRIRTLLSDRELEAGVHTCVWDGKSDNGRTVASGIYFYKLRAGAFTASRKMILLR; translated from the coding sequence ATGCGATCGCGCTTTCAACCCGAGCGCTGCCTGAGCGCCCTCGTTCCGGTATTCGTCATCATCCTGCTGTCGGCAGTCCCGGCGCACGCGGCCCTGGCCTTGAACCCCGACAACTGCGCGAGCTACACCGTCATTCCGCAGATGTTCGAGTTCTACCAGTCCGACCTGCAGTGGACCGGCGTGGCCGTGGGCCCGCTGGAGCCGGCCTACGACACGTATCTCGCAGCCTGGAGCGACGAGTACGGGAACGGCGTCAACCTCGGCAATTCAACCTACGACGGTCAGACGAACTTCCTGGTGCGCAACTGGACCACCGCGGAACACGGCTACGTGGAGGTCTTCAACGTCCCGCAGACGAACGCGACATTCGTGATCGACTGGGAGCCCGGGCTCGGCGAGCTGACCCTCGCCCAGGACGTCGCGGTGGCGTACGGCGGAACGGGTTGGGACTGCGGCCTGTTCCGCGTGTGGGACGTGACGCTCACCTCGGGGCAGCACTACGACTTCTCGCTCGAGACGACCCAGCCCGACGACGACGTCCGTATGGCGCTGCTCTACGCCGGGGGCGACGATGTCTGGCTGTCCCGGGGCCAGTCGCTCTGGGAGATGGCGCTCGCCCCGGGCGGCGTGGAGACGACCCATACCTTCCTCGCGCTCGAGTCGGGCACCTACGCCCTCGTGGTCTTCAACAATACCGTGAGCACCGCGGGCGGCACCTACACGCTGAGGGTGGAGGCGGCGAGCCCCGACCCGGAGCCCGACCTCATGGTCTCCTCCATCGCGTTCGAGAACAACTACCAGGACGAGAGCGCGTGGGTCGAGGCCACCATCACCAACATGGGAGGGGCGGCCGCGGGAGCCTCCACGACCTCGCTGAAGGTCGGCGGCACCACGGTCCATACATGGAGCACGGGCGACCTGCCGGCCGGCAACAGCGCGATCGTCGGTTATTACCTCAATCCGCTCCCCGCGGGAGACTACGACATCGAGGTATGCGCGGACATCTACGACACGGTCTCCGAGGCGGACGAGGACAACAACTGCGACATGGACGTACTGACGATGCGCCTCAAACCGGATCTCGTGATCGACCATCTGGACCCCGATACCCATATCGAGGGAAGCGCCGTGACAGCGACGGCCTTCATCTACAACCAGGGGGCCGGAGACGCCGAGATGTCGCGCACCAGCATATCCCTCGACGGAACGATCGTGTGCGGGAATATCAGCACTCCCGTCATCCCCGCCGGGCAGATGGTGTCGGTTTCCTGCAACCTCGGAATACTCTGGCGGGGCACCTTCGACCTTTCCGCCCACGCCAACGTGACCTCGCTTTTTCCCGAGACCAACGGGGGAAACAACACCGCCACGGAACCGCTGGTCATCGAGCCTGCCGCCATGGCGGATCTCGTCATCGACCATATCGAGCCCAACACGGCCGAAGCGAACACGCCGATAACCGTCACCGTATACGTGAGGAACCAGGGGGGCACCGACGCTCCCGCGTCGAGCGCGAGAGCCTGGGTCGACGGTGACATCGCGGCGCCCTGGCTCGACACGCCTCCGGTTCCCGCCGGTCAGACCGTGGCCGCGGAGTCGTTCGTCATCGCCGGGTCGTGGGGCGGCACGATCGAGGTGGAGGCGTTCGCCGACGTCGGCGTGGTCGTGCCCGAGTCGGACGAGGGGAACAACGACCGCCTCGAGACGATAGAGGTCGCGCCCCCGGTCTTCGTGATGGTCTACCCGGACGGCAGCGGCGATTTTCCGACGATACAGGCGGCGGTAAACGCCCTGCCCGCCGGGGTGCGGATCTATCTGGCCGACGGCGTGTTCACCGGCGAGGGCAACCGCGACATCGATTTCAACGGCAAGGAATTCGAGATCAAGAGCCTGACGGGGCACGAGGGCCTTCCCGTGATCGACTGCCAGGGCGGCCCGGAGTACCCCGACCTTCACAGGGCGTTCACCTTCGATTCGGGGCAGTCGCGTTCGGCGAGGCTGTACGGCCTCACCATCATCGGCGGTTGGATGAACTCGGGCGGGGCGGTTTCCATCGGCGACGCGGAACCCACCATACAGCGGTGCATCTTCCGCGACAATCACGCGAACAACAGCGGCGGCGCCCTGACGATATCCTCGTCGGTTCCCGCCTACCCGCTGATCACGCGCTGCACCTTCGTCGGCAACTACGCCCAGGAATCGGGAGCGATCCGGCTCGGCGGCGAGGCATGGCCCGAGGTGGAGAACTGCATCATCGCCTATAACGGCGGGTATTACGGCCCGGTCGGGGTGGAGCCTTACAGCAGCGCGAACATCGCGCTGAGCTGCAGCGACGTGTACGGGAATACCAGCGGGGATTTCGTCCACTTCCTGGACGGCAAGCTGGGCGTCGACGGCAACTTCTCGGCCGACCCGTATTTCTGCGACGCCGGCGGCGATAATTACACCCTGGCACACGATTCTCCCTGCCACAATCTTCAGAATATCGACTGCGGCTGGGTCGGCGCGCTCGAGGAGGGATGCGGCTCCACCGGCCAGCACGTCTACCTGGTCAAGCCCGACGGCACCGGCGACTACCCCACCATCCAGCTCGCCATATACGCCGCCGGTGACGGGGACGTCATCGAGCTCGCCGACGGCGTCTTCACGGGCGGGGGCAACAGGGCGATCGATCTGCTCGGCAAGGCCATCACCATCAGGTCGGCCAGCGGCAACAGCGAGAACTGCATCATCGATCCGCAGGGCACCTCGTCGCAGTTCCAGGGCGGCTTCCGGTTCTACAACGGGGAAGGGCCCGGGACGGTCCTCGAGAGCGTGACGATACGGAACGGCTATTTCGACCACGCCGGCGCCCTCTACTTCGGGGGGAGCGCTCCGACGATAAACAACGTCGTGGTGGAGAACTGCTCCGCGACCATCAGCGGAGGAGCGATCTGGGTGGTCTACGGGTCGAGCCCGGTCTTCAACAACTGCAAGTTCGATTCGAACACCTGCGATCTCACGGGCGGAGTGATCCATGTGGAACCCGGTGACACGGCGACCTTCAACGACTGCAGCTTCGAGGGCAACAGCGCGGCTACCCGGGGGGGAGTCGCGTACGTGGACGACGCCCACGTGACCTTCACGGGCTGCACGTTCCGTGGAAACGACGCCGTGGAGAACGGCGGCGCCGTCTCGTACTGGAACGGGTCGACGGGAGCGGTCACTGACTGCTTCTTCACCGGGAACTCCGCCCACGGCGGGGGAGGGTTCATCTTCGAGGACTGCGCCCCCGCCGTGTCGGGCTGCACATTCGTCGGCAACAGCGCCGCGTGGGGCGGCGCCGGCTACTGCAACTCGGGCGCCAATCCAGCGATCACCGCTTCGACCTTCCACCAGAACTCCGGCACGAACGGCGGGATGGCGATGTCGGTGGTCGGTTCCTTCCCCGTGCTGACCCGCGTGCTTCTCACCGGCCAGTCGGGCACCGGTGACGTGATAGCCTGCGTGAGCGGCTCGGCGGTCGACCTCGACTGCTGCGATCTCTACGGGAACGCCAACGGGGACTACACCGGCTGCCTGAGCGGCCAGCTCGGCGTGGACGGGAACATTTCGGCCGACCCGATGTACTGCCCCGACAACGAACCCGAGGAGTTCGCCATACACTCCCTGTCCCCGTGCGCGGAGGATCAGTCGGCCTGCGGCCTGATCGGGGCCTGGCCGGTGGGATGCGGCCCCCAGACCTACGTCGTGAAGGCCGACGGCTCGGGCGACCATCCCACCATACAGGCGGCGATCGACGCCGCGACCGCCGGAAGCCTGATCCTGCTCTCCGACGGGACCTTCACCGGCAGCGGCAACCGCGACGTCAGCGTGGGGATCCCCTGCACCATCCGGTCGGAGAGCGGCGATCCGGCCGCGTGCGTCATCGACTGCCAGGGGAACGAGACCACACCGCGCCGGGCTCTGACGATACAGAGCGTTACCGGCGGCACGGTGCTGCTCGCCGACCTGACGATACGCAACGGGTGGAGGAACTACGGGGGCGGGGTCCAGGCCAACGCGAGCGACGTCGATATCGACGGCTGCCGCTTCGAGCAGTGCACATCGTCCGACGGCGGGGGCGTCTTCTACACGGACGCGGCCTCGGGCACGGTGACCGATTGCCTGTTCACCGGAAACAGCGCCAGCAACGCGGGCGGCGGCCTGCGCGTCAACCCGGACTGCACCGTACTCGTGCAGGACTGCGATTTCGAGGGCAACTACGGGCACTGGGGAGGCGGCGCGCTGTACGCGTACTACGGGACTCTCTCCGCGTCCGGATGCCTCTTCGACGGGAACGACAGCTACGCCTGGGGCGGTGCGGTGCATTTCGACTACGGCTCGGGCCACGAGATCAACAACTCCACCTTCTACGGAAACGCCGCGCCGAGCGGAGGCGCCATCTACCTGCGCCACGGAGCATCCGTGACGGTGAGCCACTGCATCCTCGCCTCGAGCACCGTCGGAGCGGCCACCTACTGCTCCGTGGACAGCGAGGTGGAGTTCATCTGCAACGACGTCTACGGAAACGCAGGCGGCGACTACAACAACTGCATTGAGGGCCTCGAGGGGGTCGGTGGAAACATCTCGGCGGATCCGATGTTCTGCGACGCCCCGTCCGGAGATTTCGGGCTCAGCGCCGAATCGCCATGCGCCGCCTCGGGGTGCGGCCTCCAGGGCGCGCGCCCGGTGAGCTGCGCCTTCACCCTCAGCGTCGCGGCCGACGGAAGCGGGCAGTACCCGGACATCCAGTCCGCGATAGCGGCCGCTGCCGACGGCGACGTGATCGAGCTGGGCAACGGCACCTACACGGGCGACGGGAACCGCGACCTCGACACGCAGGGCAAGCGGATACGGATCCGGTCGGGGAGCGGGACGGCCGAGCTGGTGGTCATAGACTGCGAGGGCAGCGCCGCCGGCCCGCACCGGGCCTTCAATTTCCAGTCGGGCGAGACCGGTGATACGATCCTCGAGAACTTCACGATCCTCAACGGCCACGCCGCAACCGGCGGCGGCATACGGTGCTCCGGCGCTTCGCCGGCGATATTCAACGTCCGGTTCGCTGGTTGCACGGCCGATACGGACGGCGGCGGGCTCGGGTGCGTCGACCATTCCTCGCCCGCGCTGACCGAGGTCGTCTTCGACGGCTGCTCGGCCGGCGAGAAGGGAGGGGGGCTGTACGCGACGGACTTCTCGTCGCCGGTCATGCTGGGCTGCATATTCGACGGCAACCAGGCGGTCACGCGAGGCGGCGGCGCGATATTCACGGTGAACAGCTTCCCCACACTCGACGCGTGCGTCTTCGAAGGCAACACGGCCGGATACGGTGGCGGCCTCGCCGTCGTCTACTCGTACGGCCCGGTGACCGGTTGCAGCTTCTTCGGCAACACCGCTTCGGAGGGCGGGGGGATGTACCTGCGCGGCAACGTGCAGGCCACCTTCACCGGGTGCTCGGTGGCGGGCAACACGACCACCGGAGGCGGCGGCGCCGTGTCGGTCCTCGTCAACGCCGACCCCGTGTTCGAGAACTGCCTGCTGGCCTACGACCATGACGGCCCCGGCGTCCACGTCGACGAGACGAGCACGGCCTCGTTCTCGTGCTCGGACATCTACGGCAATGCGGGCGGAGACTGGACGGGCTCCATCGCGGGTCAACTCGGCGTCTCGGGCAACATCTCGGAGAACCCGCTGCTGTGCGGCCTGTCCACGGGCGACCTGACCGTCGGCGACAGCTCGCCGTGCCTCCCCGCCGGCAACAGCTGCGGCGTGCAGATCGGCGCCCACGGCGAGGGGTGCTCGATTACGGGGGTCGAGGACGCCGACGTGCCCAGTGCGAGCTTCCTCGAGCAGAACTATCCCAACCCCTTCAACCCGATCACGAGGATACGCCTCGGGCTCGCCCGCCCGGAACGGGTGAGCCTGCGGATCTACGACGTCGCCGGCCGCCGGATACGGACGCTGCTGAGCGATCGCGAGCTGGAGGCGGGAGTGCACACCTGCGTCTGGGACGGCAAGAGCGACAACGGCCGTACGGTGGCCTCGGGAATCTATTTCTACAAGCTCAGGGCGGGCGCGTTCACGGCGTCGCGCAAGATGATCCTGCTGAGATGA
- a CDS encoding T9SS type A sorting domain-containing protein yields MRACLRLIVCLVALALLGAFSPLHAVWIEQGVPVCTATGFQMNADVATLTSGDAIVVWRDNRSGTYDIYAQRLSRGGGRALWTENGVLISTTGISNLYGQQVVSDGAGGAIIAWYDARTGYEKVMAQRVDADGNPLWTANGEYVCEVAGYKNSVSIAADGAGGAIIAWVDLRGSDRDIYVQRVDAEGNMLWTADGVPACGMTGQQYDPRVVSDGTGGGIVAWHDLRGTNYDIYAQRIDADGYEIWWEDGEVICAADGSQSDVRLIPDGAGGAILTWDDTRDVSYDVYAQRIVADGYVLWGSGGVAVSTAANSQRTPRIASDGARGAIIAWQDSRSGQDDIYAQRVDASGNMQWTADGVVVCDETNNQMIPVIVSDGTGGAIIAWQDQRANDMEYDLYAQAIDGTGTARWADNGVALCTVIGTEAEPAIATDGAGGAYMAWYEDGRSDACDVYAQRVERNGYWGYPAPEIAAVRDVPGDQGGSVNLSWEASRLDPWPEQLITRYSVWRAIDPGQAALMAASGAAALTNSPGDAPDRDVPAIRVEETAAGTFYWKLISTVDAWYLESYAEVVPTLFDSTGACDERHYFQVIAHTADPLLCWVSEPDSGYSVDNLAPEAPVGLAAAQSYTPDGMLLTWSPNAEIDLAGYRVYRGLDSGFVPGEGYLVTSTPDTTAFDGGWTWEAGYWYKVSAVDIHGNESPFAVTGPGDVTGDDPMPAADFLAQNYPNPFNPLTTVRFGLREAGPVRLGVYDAAGRLVRSLFQGRRPAGVWTVQWDGRDDGGRDVASGMYFYRLRAGNFERTRKMVLLR; encoded by the coding sequence ATGCGCGCATGTCTCCGTCTCATCGTCTGCCTCGTTGCGCTGGCGTTGCTCGGCGCTTTCTCGCCGCTCCACGCAGTGTGGATCGAGCAGGGCGTTCCCGTCTGCACGGCGACCGGTTTCCAGATGAACGCGGACGTCGCCACGCTGACCTCGGGTGACGCGATCGTCGTCTGGCGAGACAATCGCTCCGGCACCTACGACATCTACGCGCAGCGGCTGAGCCGCGGCGGCGGACGCGCCCTCTGGACGGAAAACGGTGTTCTCATCAGTACGACAGGCATCAGCAACCTGTACGGCCAGCAAGTCGTCTCGGACGGCGCGGGGGGCGCCATCATCGCCTGGTACGACGCACGCACCGGCTACGAGAAGGTCATGGCGCAGCGGGTCGACGCCGATGGCAACCCCCTGTGGACGGCGAACGGCGAGTACGTCTGCGAGGTGGCGGGCTACAAGAACAGCGTGTCGATCGCGGCGGACGGCGCCGGAGGCGCGATCATCGCGTGGGTCGATCTCAGGGGCTCCGATCGGGATATCTACGTGCAGCGGGTCGACGCGGAGGGGAACATGCTTTGGACCGCGGACGGCGTGCCCGCCTGCGGGATGACGGGGCAGCAGTACGATCCCCGGGTCGTCTCGGACGGGACCGGCGGGGGCATCGTCGCGTGGCACGATCTCCGCGGAACGAACTACGACATCTACGCCCAGCGGATCGACGCGGACGGCTACGAGATCTGGTGGGAGGACGGCGAGGTGATCTGCGCGGCGGACGGCAGCCAGTCCGATGTACGACTCATCCCCGACGGCGCGGGCGGAGCGATCCTCACGTGGGACGACACGCGTGACGTCAGCTACGACGTCTACGCGCAGCGGATCGTCGCCGACGGCTACGTCCTGTGGGGCTCGGGGGGCGTCGCCGTGAGCACGGCGGCGAACAGTCAGCGAACGCCGCGCATCGCGTCCGACGGTGCGAGAGGCGCGATCATCGCCTGGCAGGACAGCCGTTCCGGCCAGGACGACATCTACGCGCAGAGAGTCGACGCCTCCGGAAACATGCAGTGGACGGCGGACGGCGTCGTCGTCTGCGACGAGACGAATAACCAGATGATACCGGTGATCGTCTCCGACGGCACCGGCGGGGCGATCATCGCCTGGCAGGACCAGCGGGCGAACGACATGGAGTACGATCTCTACGCCCAGGCGATAGATGGCACGGGAACCGCCAGGTGGGCGGACAACGGCGTTGCCCTCTGCACCGTCATCGGTACCGAGGCCGAACCGGCGATCGCCACGGACGGGGCCGGTGGCGCGTACATGGCGTGGTACGAGGACGGCCGCAGCGACGCCTGCGACGTCTACGCGCAGCGGGTCGAGCGGAACGGCTACTGGGGCTACCCGGCGCCGGAGATCGCCGCCGTTCGCGACGTCCCCGGCGACCAGGGGGGCTCGGTGAACCTCTCCTGGGAGGCGAGCCGCCTCGACCCGTGGCCGGAGCAGCTCATCACCAGGTATTCCGTCTGGCGGGCGATCGATCCGGGGCAGGCAGCCCTCATGGCGGCGTCGGGAGCGGCCGCGCTGACGAACTCGCCCGGGGACGCCCCGGACAGGGACGTTCCGGCGATCCGCGTCGAGGAGACCGCCGCCGGCACTTTCTACTGGAAGCTGATCTCGACGGTCGACGCCTGGTATCTCGAATCCTACGCGGAGGTCGTGCCCACCCTCTTCGACTCGACCGGTGCCTGCGACGAGCGGCACTACTTCCAGGTGATCGCCCACACCGCCGACCCGCTCCTCTGCTGGGTCTCCGAGCCTGACAGCGGCTACTCGGTCGACAACCTGGCCCCCGAGGCCCCCGTCGGCCTCGCGGCGGCCCAGTCGTACACGCCCGACGGGATGCTCCTCACCTGGAGTCCGAACGCCGAGATCGACCTCGCCGGCTACCGCGTCTACCGCGGCTTGGATTCCGGCTTCGTCCCCGGCGAGGGCTATCTCGTAACCTCGACCCCCGACACGACGGCCTTCGACGGCGGGTGGACATGGGAGGCCGGGTACTGGTACAAGGTGTCGGCCGTCGACATCCACGGCAACGAAAGCCCCTTCGCGGTGACCGGCCCCGGGGACGTCACCGGGGACGACCCGATGCCCGCGGCGGATTTCCTCGCGCAGAACTATCCGAACCCCTTCAATCCCCTGACGACCGTCCGGTTCGGCCTGCGGGAGGCGGGACCGGTGCGACTGGGCGTCTACGACGCCGCCGGGCGGCTCGTGCGGTCGCTCTTTCAGGGGCGGCGCCCCGCCGGTGTCTGGACCGTCCAGTGGGACGGCCGCGACGACGGGGGGCGCGACGTCGCGAGCGGCATGTATTTCTACCGGCTCCGCGCGGGGAATTTCGAGCGGACCCGCAAGATGGTGCTTTTGCGGTAG